The Columba livia isolate bColLiv1 breed racing homer chromosome 21, bColLiv1.pat.W.v2, whole genome shotgun sequence genome has a segment encoding these proteins:
- the RNF223 gene encoding RING finger protein 223 isoform X1, with the protein MESSALLPAQVSGSTTWESPRALFVSRGSVMSCFTQLWHSSTPDSPTSPTPASPREIPIPISPIVITSPGDGKRKARSPTDKPGSPNPTSPKPTSPVECSICFNTYDNTFKTPKLLQCSHVFCLECVARLSTGLPPNQPEDQLPCPFCRQLTSIPMEGAPALETSKELLATLPPELQQEKVLWMEGTKLCCRQSSDDPENPDSCISIDVAMSKPESPDAPPAGLAGRLSRCDMCDDWKRIVLLSALIIILFCIILWPVQCALKTGNLRCFTRTVAMSRPEYLPPKHTTAATPVTQLPFQ; encoded by the coding sequence agTCTCCCAGGGCTCTGTTTGTTTCCCGGGGCTCCGTCATGTCGTGTTTCACGCAGCTGTGGCACTCCAGCACGCCAGACTCTCCCACCAGCCCGACCCCTGCGTCTCCACGAGAAATCCCCATCCCCATCAGCCCCATCGTCATCACCTCCCCAGGAGATGGCAAGAGGAAGGCGAGGTCCCCAACCGACAAGCCCGGCTCTCCAAACCCAACATCTCCAAAGCCAACCTCCCCCGTTGAGTGTTCCATTTGCTTCAACACCTACGACAACACCTTCAAGACACCCaagctgctccagtgctcccaTGTTTTCTGCCTGGAGTGCGTGGCCCGCCTGAGCACAGGTTTGCCCCCAAACCAGCCCGAGGACCAGCTCCCCTGCCCCTTCTGCAGGCAGCTGACCAGCATCCCTATGGAAGGTGCCCCAGCCCTCGAGACCAGCAAGGAGCTCCTTGCCACGTTGCCCCCCGAACTCCAGCAAGAGAAGGTGCTCTGGATGGAAGGGACCAAGCTGTGCTGCCGTCAGTCATCCGACGACCCTGAGAACCCAGACTCCTGCATCTCCATTGACGTCGCCATGAGCAAGCCGGAGAGCCCCGATGCCCCCCCGGCGGGGTTAGCCGGGCGGCTGTCCCGCTGCGACATGTGTGACGACTGGAAACGCATCGTCCTCCTCTCCGCCTTGATCATCATCCTGTTCTGCATCATCCTGTGGCCGGTGCAGTGCGCCCTGAAGACGGGGAACCTCCGCTGCTTCACCAGGACTGTCGCCATGAGCCGCCCGGAGTACCTCCCCCCAAAACACACCACGGCAGCGACACCCGTGACACAACT
- the RNF223 gene encoding RING finger protein 223 isoform X2, translating to MSCFTQLWHSSTPDSPTSPTPASPREIPIPISPIVITSPGDGKRKARSPTDKPGSPNPTSPKPTSPVECSICFNTYDNTFKTPKLLQCSHVFCLECVARLSTGLPPNQPEDQLPCPFCRQLTSIPMEGAPALETSKELLATLPPELQQEKVLWMEGTKLCCRQSSDDPENPDSCISIDVAMSKPESPDAPPAGLAGRLSRCDMCDDWKRIVLLSALIIILFCIILWPVQCALKTGNLRCFTRTVAMSRPEYLPPKHTTAATPVTQLPFQ from the coding sequence ATGTCGTGTTTCACGCAGCTGTGGCACTCCAGCACGCCAGACTCTCCCACCAGCCCGACCCCTGCGTCTCCACGAGAAATCCCCATCCCCATCAGCCCCATCGTCATCACCTCCCCAGGAGATGGCAAGAGGAAGGCGAGGTCCCCAACCGACAAGCCCGGCTCTCCAAACCCAACATCTCCAAAGCCAACCTCCCCCGTTGAGTGTTCCATTTGCTTCAACACCTACGACAACACCTTCAAGACACCCaagctgctccagtgctcccaTGTTTTCTGCCTGGAGTGCGTGGCCCGCCTGAGCACAGGTTTGCCCCCAAACCAGCCCGAGGACCAGCTCCCCTGCCCCTTCTGCAGGCAGCTGACCAGCATCCCTATGGAAGGTGCCCCAGCCCTCGAGACCAGCAAGGAGCTCCTTGCCACGTTGCCCCCCGAACTCCAGCAAGAGAAGGTGCTCTGGATGGAAGGGACCAAGCTGTGCTGCCGTCAGTCATCCGACGACCCTGAGAACCCAGACTCCTGCATCTCCATTGACGTCGCCATGAGCAAGCCGGAGAGCCCCGATGCCCCCCCGGCGGGGTTAGCCGGGCGGCTGTCCCGCTGCGACATGTGTGACGACTGGAAACGCATCGTCCTCCTCTCCGCCTTGATCATCATCCTGTTCTGCATCATCCTGTGGCCGGTGCAGTGCGCCCTGAAGACGGGGAACCTCCGCTGCTTCACCAGGACTGTCGCCATGAGCCGCCCGGAGTACCTCCCCCCAAAACACACCACGGCAGCGACACCCGTGACACAACT